TAGACATCCAGCACGACCAGAGTGGTATTTCAACGACGACTCCACAACCACTGGCGTGGCCACTTCACAGTCTCCCACCTATCCTACACAAGCCGAACCGAACACCAATATCAAACTGTAGTAAAGGTCCCGGGGTCTTTCCGTCCTGCTGCGCGAAACGAGCATCTTTACTCGTAGTGCAATTTCACCGGGCCTATGGTTGAGACAGTCGAGAAGTCGTTACGCCATTCGTGCAGGTCGGAACTTACCCGACAAGGAATTTCGCTACCTTAGGATGGTTATAGTTACCACCGCCGTTTACTGGCGCTTAAGTTCTCAGCTTCGCCACACCGAAATGTGACTAACCGGTCCCCTTAACGTTCCAGCACCGGGCAGGCGTCAGTCCGTATACATCGCCTTACGGCTTCGCACGGACCTGTGTTTTTAGTAAACAGTCGCTTCTCGCTGGTCTCTGCGGCCACCCCCAGCTCACACTGCAAGAGTGATCACCAGAAATGGCCCCCCTTCTCCCGAAGTTACGGGGGCATTTTGCCGAGTTCCTTAACCATAGTTCACCCGAACGCCTCGGTATTCTCTACCTGACCACCTGAGTCGGTTTAGGGTACGGGCCGCCATGAAACTCGCTAGAGGCTTTTCTCGACAGCATAGGATCATCCACTTCACCACAATCGGCTCGGCATCAGGTCTCACCCTCAATAAGAGACGGATTTGCCTATCTCTCGGGCTACACCCTTACCCCGGGACAACCACCGCCCGGGCTGGACTACCTTCCTGCGTCACCCCATCGCTTACCTACTACCACCTTGGTCCGACGGCTCCACCACTCCCCTTTGCCCGAAGGCTCCAGGACGGCTTCACGGTCTCAGCATCAGAGGATTCAGTACTGGGCGTTTCAAAGCGGGTACCGGAATATCAACCGGTTGTCCATCGACTACGCCTGTCGGCCTCGCCTTAGGTCCCGACTTACCCTGGGCAGATCAGCTTGACCCAGGAACCCTTAGTCAATCGGCGCACACGTTTCCCACGTGTGTATCGCTACTCATGCCTGCATTCTCACTCGTGAACCGTCCACCACTGCCTTCCGGCGCGGCTTCACCCGGCACACGACGCTCCCCTACCCATCCGCACGCCCGTTGGGGCTATGTGTACGAATGACACGACTTCGGCGGTACGCTTGAGCCCCGCTACATTGTCGGCGCGGAATCACTTGACCAGTGAGCTATTACGCACTCTTTCAAGGATGGCTGCTTCTAAGCCAACCTCCTGGTTGTCTCTGCGACTCCACATCCTTTCCCACTTAGCGTACGCTTAGGGGCCTTAGTCGATGCTCTGGGCTGTTTCCCTCTCGACCATGGAGCTTATCCCCCACAGTCTCACTGCCGCGCTCTCACTTACCGGCATTCGGAGTTTGGCTAAGGTCAGTAACCCGGTAGGGCCCATCGCCTATCCAGTGCTCTACCTCCGGCAAGAAACACACGACGCTGCACCTAAATGCATTTCGGGGAGAACCAGCTATCACGGAGTTTGATTGGCCTTTCACCCCTAACCACAGGTCATCCCCCAGGTTTTCAACCCTGGTGGGTTCGGTCCTCCACGACCTCTTACAGCCGCTTCAACCTGCCCATGGCTAGATCACTCCGCTTCGGGTCTTGAGCATGCTACTGAGACGCCCTGTTCGGACTCGCTTTCGCTACGGCTTCCCCACACGGGTTAACCTCGCAACACACCGCAAACTCGCAGGCTCATTCTTCAAAAGGCACGCAGTCACGACTGACAGCACAAGTGCTGCCAGCGACGCTCCCACGGCTTGTAGGCACACGGTTTCAGGTACTATTTCACTCCGCTCCCGCGGTACTTTTCACCATTCCCTCACGGTACTATCCGCTATCGGTCACCAGGGAATATTTAGGCTTAGCGGGTGGTCCCGCCAGATTCACACGGGATTTCTCGGGCCCCGTGCTACTTGGGAAATACGCAAGAGAGCCGTACAGATTTCAGCTACGGGGGTCTTACCCTCTACGCCGGACCTTTCGCATGTCCTTCGCCTACCTGTACGGTTTCTGACTCTCCGACCAGCCGGCAGACTGATCAAGTGCACTCCCACAACCCCGCATGCGCAACCCCTGCCGGGTATCACACACATACGGTTTGGCCTCATCCAGTTTCGCTCGCCACTACTCCCGGAATCACGGTTGTTTTCTCTTCCTGAGGGTACTGAGATGTTTCACTTCCCCTCGTTCCCTCCACATACCCTATGTGTTCAGGTATGGGTGACAGCCCATGACGACTGCCGGGTTTCCCCATTCGGACACCCCCGGATCAAAGCTCGGTTGACAGCTCCCCGGGGCCTATCGCGGCCTCCCACGTCCTTCATCGGTTCCTGGTGCCAAGGCATCCACCGTGCGCCCTTAAAAACTTGGCCACAGATGCTCGCGTCCACTGTGCAGTTCTCAAACAACGACCAACCACCCGCCACCCCACCCTGTACAGGACGAGTTCACCGGGGCCGGCATCCCGAAGGACGAGCAACAGCCCGTACCTTCAGACACCCAACAGCGCGCCCGGCACAGCCGACCCGTCACCCCCGCTTTCCACACTCTTCCGAAGAAGAGCAGTACTCGCGAGAACAACCAGCCCACTGTGCCGAATAGTCAACGTTCCACCCATGAGCAACCAGCACCGGACGTTCGCCGATGAACTGGCCTCTGACCAGGCGAACCTGGTGAGAAGTGCTCCTTAGAAAGGAGGTGATCCAGCCGCACCTTCCGGTACGGCTACCTTGTTACGACTTCGTCCCAATCGCCAGTCCCACCTTCGACAGCTCCCTCCCACAAGGGGTTGGGCCACCGGCTTCGGGTGTTACCGACTTTCGTGACGTGACGGGCGGTGTGTACAAGGCCCGGGAACGTATTCACCGCAGCAATGCTGATCTGCGATTACTAGCAACTCCGACTTCATGGGGTCGAGTTGCAGACCCCAATCCGAACTGAGACCGGCTTTTTGAGATTCGCTCCACCTCACGGTATCGCAGCTCATTGTACCGGCCATTGTAGCACGTGTGCAGCCCAAGACATAAGGGGCATGATGACTTGACGTCGTCCCCACCTTCCTCCGAGTTGACCCCGGCGGTCTCCTGTGAGTCCCCATCACCCCGAAGGGCATGCTGGCAACACAGAACAAGGGTTGCGCTCGTTGCGGGACTTAACCCAACATCTCACGACACGAGCTGACGACAGCCATGCACCACCTGTACACCGACCACAAGGGGGCACCATCTCTGATGCTTTCCGGTGTATGTCAAGCCTTGGTAAGGTTCTTCGCGTTGCGTCGAATTAAGCCACATGCTCCGCTGCTTGTGCGGGCCCCCGTCAATTCCTTTGAGTTTTAGCCTTGCGGCCGTACTCCCCAGGCGGGGAACTTAATGCGTTAGCTGCGGCACCGACGACGTGGAATGTCGCCAACACCTAGTTCCCAACGTTTACGGCGTGGACTACCAGGGTATCTAATCCTGTTCGCTCCCCACGCTTTCGCTCCTCAGCGTCAGTAATGGCCCAGAGATCCGCCTTCGCCACCGGTGTTCCTCCTGATATCTGCGCATTTCACCGCTACACCAGGAATTCCGATCTCCCCTACCACACTCCAGTCTGCCCGTATCGAATGCAGACCCGGGGTTAAGCCCCGGGCTTTCACACCCGACGTGACAAACCGCCTACGAGCTCTTTACGCCCAATAATTCCGGACAACGCTTGCGCCCTACGTATTACCGCGGCTGCTGGCACGTAGTTAGCCGGCGCTTCTTCTGCAGGTACCGTCACTTGCGCTTCTTCCCTGCTGAAAGAGGTTTACAACCCGAAGGCCGTCATCCCTCACGCGGCGTCGCTGCATCAGGCTTCCGCCCATTGTGCAATATTCCCCACTGCTGCCTCCCGTAGGAGTCTGGGCCGTGTCTCAGTCCCAGTGTGGCCGGTCGCCCTCTCAGGCCGGCTACCCGTCGTCGCCTTGGTAGGCCATTACCCCACCAACAAGCTGATAGGCCGCGGGCTCATCCTGCACCGCCGGAGCTTTCAACCATTCCCCAGGAGGGGAACAGTATTATCCGGTATTAGACCCCGTTTCCAGGGCTTGTCCCAGAGTGCAGGGCAGATTGCCCACGTGTTACTCACCCGTTCGCCACTAATCCACCCGAAGGCTTCATCGTTCGACTTGCATGTGTTAAGCACGCCGCCAGCGTTCGTCCTGAGCCAGGATCAAACTCTCCGTGAATGCTTTCCCAACCGTTACCAGTCGGGTGACACCACGAGAGCGGAACAACCAGTCGGAATAAGACCGGTCATTCACAGCGTCCTCGCTGTGTTTCATTTCAAAGGAACCACCAACCCAACCCACAGATAACCGTGGACCAGGCCGGGGTATCAACATATCTGGCGTTGACTTTTGGCACGCTGTTGAGTTCTCAAGGAACGGACGCTTCCTTCGGCCCCGTCTCCGGGCCCTCCGGGCTTTCCCTTCGGTCTTACTTTTCTACTGTTCTGCTGTCCTACTCTGTCTTGCTGTCTTGCTTGTGTTGCTGTCCTGCGTTTCCGACTCTATCAGAACCTTTCGGCGCCTGATTCCCAGTCAGCGGGATTGTCTTTCCGGCCCTGCGGCCGTTCCGACGAGTGAGACTTTAGCGGAACCGTTCCCCCGACGCTAATCGGGGTTCGCGTTCCTTCGAACACGGATTCCTCATTTCGCAAAAGCGCACGCAAAAGAGAGCGACCGGGTGTCGCGCGATTGCGGGGTCCTGCGGAATGACTGTCCGGGGATCGACCGGGGTCGATGCTCACGTCGGACAGCTCGGAGAACATTACGGAGGGGCCCCGGACGTGTCAACCTCGGGGCGTACGGGGGCAGGAGCCCGGCCGGTGGCGCACTCGGCCTACGAGGCGATCGGGCCGGCCCCGGCCCGCCGGCGGAAGGCGGCGCGGTAGTCGCGTGGGCTCGTGCCCAGCTGGGTCGCGAAGTGCTGGCGCATCGTCACCTCGCTGCCGAAGCCCGTACGGCCCGCGACTTCGGCCATGGGCAGGTCCGTTCGTTCGAGGAGCTTCTGGGCCGCCGCGAGGCGCTGTGCGATGAGCCAGCGCAGGGGGGTCGTGCCGGTGGTGGCCTGGAAGTGGCGGGCGAAGGAGCGGGCGGACATGCCCGCGTGGGCGGCGAGGTCGGTGATGGTGAGCGGCTCGTCGAGATGGTGCAGGGCGTAGGCGCGTACGGAGGCGAGGGCGTCCTCGTCACGGTCGGCACGGGGCGTGGGCCGCTCGATGAACTGGGCCTGGGTGCCGGTGCGGTAGGGCGCCGTGACCATGGAGCGGGCGATGGTCGCGGCGGTCTCGGCCCCGTGGGTCGTACGGACGAGATGGAGGCAGAGGTCGATGCCCGCCGCTGTTCCCGCGGAGGTCCAGATGTTGCCGTCGTGGAGGAAGAGGGCGTCGGGGACGACGGTGACCTGGGGGTGGTGCGCGCGGAGAAGTGCGGTGAGGTTCCAGTGGGTGATGGCGCGGCGGCCGTCGAGAAGGCCGGCCTGGGCGAGGGTGAAGGCGCCGCCGCAGAGGGCGGCGATCGTGGTCCCCCGGGCATGGGCGCGGCGGAGGGCGTCGAGTACCGGGGCGGGTGCGGGGGTGACGTGGTCGTCCAGGCCGGGGACAACGATCAGGTCGGCGCGGGTGAGCCAGCCCAGGGTGCGGTCGGGGGTGAGGGTGAGTCCGCCCCGTAGCGGAATGGGGGCGGGGTCGGCCGCCGGGCGGTGGAGGTCGAAGGCCGGTACACCCCGGTCGGTGCGGTCGACGCCCCAGACCTCGGTGATGACGGAGACGTCGAAGGCGCGGATACCCGGGAAGGCGAGCAGCGCGATCCGTTGCGGAACAGGAGCCAGGACCGGGGCCAGAACAGGAGCCGGGGTCACGGCCGGAACCGGGACGGGAGCGGGGGCGGACAGGTCGGCCATGCGTGGCAGTAAACCATCGACCGCTGACTTCTGTACCCCTGGAGTCCCTCGATTCCCGGCCGCAGCATGGTGTCCATGGACATTGCGAAGAACGCGGCACTGGTGGTCATCGACGTACAGCAGGGATTCGAGGAGGTGGAGCACTGGGGCGTACGGAACAACCCGGAGGCGGACGACAACATCGCCGCGCTGATCGACGCGTGGCAGGCGACCGGGCGGCCGGTCGTGTTCACGCGGCACGACTCGACGAAGCCGGACTCGCCGCTGCGGCCGGGGTACGAGGGGAACGGTTTCAAGGCGTACGTCCAGCGGCGCCGTGAGAAGGGCGCGCCGGGCCCGGAGTTGGTGGTGGTGAAGGAGGTGAACTCCGCCTTCTACGGCACGCCGGACCTTCGCGCCTGGCTGACGGCGGCGGGAATCCGGCAGCTGGTGGTGGCGGGGATCCAGACCAACATGTGCGTGGAGACGACGGCGCGGATGGCGGGGAATCTCGGCTACGAGGTGTTCTTCGCCTTCGACGCCACGTACACCTTCGGTCAAGAGGGGCCCTGGGGATGGGAGTTGAGCGCGGCGGAGCTGGCGCGGGCGACCGCGGTGTCCCTGCACGGGGGCGGCTTCGCGACGGTCGTGGCGACGGACGAGCTGGTGAAGGCGGCGGCGTCCGGCTGACCGGACGCCGGGGGGCGTGACGGTCAGCCGTTGCCGGAGGCCAGTTCGCGGCTGCGGTCGCGGGCCGCTTCGATCGCGGCGATCAGGGCGGCCCGCACCCCGTGGTTCTCCAGTTCGCGGATGGCGCTGATGGTGGTGCCCGCCGGGGAGGTGACGGCCTCGCGGAGCTTCACCGGGTGCTCGCCGCTGTCGCGGAGCATGACGGCGGCGCCGATGGCGGCCTGCACGATGAGGTCGTGGGCCTGGGCGCGGGGCAGACCGAGGAGGATGCCGGCGTCGGTCATCGCCTCGACCAGGAAGTAGAAGTACGCGGGGCCCGAGCCGGACAGGGCGGTCGCCGCGTCCTGCTGGGACTCGGGGACGCGCGCCGTCTTGCCGACGCCGCCGAAGATCTCCTCCGTGTGGTGGAGGTGGGCGGGGGTGGCGTGGCTGCCGCCCGAGATGACGGACATGCCCTCGTCCACGAGGACGGGGGTGTTCGGCATGACGCGCACGACGGGGGTGCCGGAGGTGAGGCGTTCCTCGATGAAGGCCGTGGGGATGCCCGCGGCGGCGCTGATGATCAGGCGGTCGGCGGGGACGTACGGGGCGAGTTCGTCCAGGAGGGTGCCCATGTCCTGCGGCTTCACGGCGAGGATGAGCGTGTCGGAGCGCTTGGCGGCCTCGGCGTTGGTGACCGGTTCGACGCCGTAGCGGTCGCGGAGCTGGGCGGCGCGGTCGGCCCGGCGGGTGGTGACCAGGAGATCGGCGGGGCGCCAGCCGGCGCGGATCATGCCGCTGAGGAGGGCTTCGCCGATCTTGCCGGTACCGAGGACTGCGATGGTCTTGGTCATGCGGGTCACCTCGCCGGTGGGGTGGGTCGAGCCGTCGTACGGAACATCCGGGCCATCCTCGCACCGGCGGCGGGGGCGGGCCCGGTGTGTCCGAGTGGCGGACCGGCGAGCCGGGGTGGCGCCACGGGGCGGGGTTACGCCGTGCGGCGGCGGAGGGTCGCCGCTCCCAGGCCGAGGACGAGCAGGGCGCATCCGGCGACGATCAGCACGTCCCGTACGAAGTTCCCGGTGGCGTCGGCGTGGCGCAGGACCTCGTTCATGCCGTCCACGGCGTACGACATCGGCAGGACGTTCGAGATCGCTTCGAGTACGGGGTGCATGGTCGGGCGGGCGGCGAACAGTCCGCAGAGCAGCAGCTGGGGGAAGATCACCGCCGGCATGAACTGGACGGCCTGGAACTCGGAGGCGGCGAAGGCCGAGACGAACAGTCCGAGTGCCGTGCCGAGCAGGGCGTCCAGGAGTGCGACCAGCAGGAGCAGCCAGGGCGAGCCGACGACGTCCAGGCCGAGGCCCCAGACGGCGAGTCCGGTGGCGAGGAGGGACTGGACGACCGCGAGCGCGCCGAAGGCGAGGGCGTAACCGGCGATGAGGTCGGCCTTGCCGAGGGGCATGGCGAGGAGGCGTTCGAGGGTGCCGGAGGTGCGTTCGCGGAGGGTGGCGATGGAGGTGACCAGGAACATCGTGATCAGCGGGAAGATGCCGAGCAGCGAGGCGCCGATGGCGTCGAAGGTGCGGGGGTCGGCGTCGAAGACGTAGCGCAGGAGGACCAGCATCACGCACGGCACGAGGATCATCAGGGCGATGGACCGGGGGTCGTGGCGGAGCTGGCGCAGGACGCGGGCGGCGGTGGCGAGGGTACGGGCGGGTGAGAGGGCGCGCGGGGCGTGGGCGGCGGGAGCCGTGGCCGGGGTGGGGGCGGTGCGCGGGGCCGGGGTGGTCGTCATCGGGAGGTCTCCTGGCGGGGGGTGCGGACTTCGGCTTGCGCGTTGGCCGCGTCCACCAGGTGGAGGAAGGCGTCCTCGACCGTGTCGGAGCC
Above is a window of Streptomyces sp. NBC_01498 DNA encoding:
- a CDS encoding GlxA family transcriptional regulator; the protein is MALLAFPGIRAFDVSVITEVWGVDRTDRGVPAFDLHRPAADPAPIPLRGGLTLTPDRTLGWLTRADLIVVPGLDDHVTPAPAPVLDALRRAHARGTTIAALCGGAFTLAQAGLLDGRRAITHWNLTALLRAHHPQVTVVPDALFLHDGNIWTSAGTAAGIDLCLHLVRTTHGAETAATIARSMVTAPYRTGTQAQFIERPTPRADRDEDALASVRAYALHHLDEPLTITDLAAHAGMSARSFARHFQATTGTTPLRWLIAQRLAAAQKLLERTDLPMAEVAGRTGFGSEVTMRQHFATQLGTSPRDYRAAFRRRAGAGPIAS
- the proC gene encoding pyrroline-5-carboxylate reductase, which gives rise to MTKTIAVLGTGKIGEALLSGMIRAGWRPADLLVTTRRADRAAQLRDRYGVEPVTNAEAAKRSDTLILAVKPQDMGTLLDELAPYVPADRLIISAAAGIPTAFIEERLTSGTPVVRVMPNTPVLVDEGMSVISGGSHATPAHLHHTEEIFGGVGKTARVPESQQDAATALSGSGPAYFYFLVEAMTDAGILLGLPRAQAHDLIVQAAIGAAVMLRDSGEHPVKLREAVTSPAGTTISAIRELENHGVRAALIAAIEAARDRSRELASGNG
- a CDS encoding cysteine hydrolase family protein — encoded protein: MDIAKNAALVVIDVQQGFEEVEHWGVRNNPEADDNIAALIDAWQATGRPVVFTRHDSTKPDSPLRPGYEGNGFKAYVQRRREKGAPGPELVVVKEVNSAFYGTPDLRAWLTAAGIRQLVVAGIQTNMCVETTARMAGNLGYEVFFAFDATYTFGQEGPWGWELSAAELARATAVSLHGGGFATVVATDELVKAAASG
- a CDS encoding ABC transporter permease, which codes for MTTTPAPRTAPTPATAPAAHAPRALSPARTLATAARVLRQLRHDPRSIALMILVPCVMLVLLRYVFDADPRTFDAIGASLLGIFPLITMFLVTSIATLRERTSGTLERLLAMPLGKADLIAGYALAFGALAVVQSLLATGLAVWGLGLDVVGSPWLLLLVALLDALLGTALGLFVSAFAASEFQAVQFMPAVIFPQLLLCGLFAARPTMHPVLEAISNVLPMSYAVDGMNEVLRHADATGNFVRDVLIVAGCALLVLGLGAATLRRRTA